From a region of the Daphnia pulicaria isolate SC F1-1A chromosome 1, SC_F0-13Bv2, whole genome shotgun sequence genome:
- the LOC124320328 gene encoding diacylglycerol kinase epsilon-like gives MWPLLLLWDMGLSGIIIEVILGLIGFDLLFRVWRRKVYYVKVHDFSKGHSWCSVSDVELAVHCSVCEHVLLGGGMRCDSCGVCADEGCMRKADKRLKCKQVSIDTISMKHQWVKGNLPPESICHVCEEDCDTERHFSDFRCCWCQWTVHEKCLANLADLCNLGMYRNFIIPPNCITLRRSPRGRLRSQCLVASIKEPQWGPQWKPLIVIGNGKSGSNEACHILSSARKVLNAVQAIDLSDQEPKIALQLCALLKETQCRLLIAGGDGTIAWVLNAVQNLDVKHLPETAVLPLGTGNDLSRALGWGPHIDGAVDFHSILKKIENSSSALLDRWLVELRPSRHLGIRFPSRSVRFNNYFSIGVDARVALNFHLTRQSPMYLFSHRLINKLIYFTYGTKDVVEQSCEGLEHQIQLFIDDKQIELPSVQALVFLNVDSWGAGIKPWNMGQEGVFMPKCLFGDGIMEVIGISSSFHIAQMQVGMSEPLRIGRGKHFRLRLFGKQPVQADGEPWEQGDSEIVIENCGQVPVLTVS, from the exons ATGTGGCCTCTCTTGCTACTATGGGACATGGGGCTTTCTGGTATTATCATAGAGGTGATCCTCGGTCTCATCGGTTTTGATTTGCTCTTCAGAGTATGGAGAAGAAAAGTTTACTATGTCAAAGTCCATGATTTCAGTAAAGGACACTCTTGGTGCAGTGTTAGTGATGTAGAACTG GCTGTTCATTGCAGTGTGTGTGAACATGTCCTGCTTGGTGGTGGTATGCGATGTGATTCATGTGGTGTGTGTGCTGATGAGGGCTGCATGCGCAAAGCAGATAAAAGGTTGAAATGCAAGCAAGTTTCCATTGATACAATATCCATGAAGCATCAATGGGTAAAAG GCAATCTACCCCCTGAATCCATTTGTCATGTTTGTGAAGAGGACTGTGACACAGAGAGACATTTTTCAGACTTTCGTTGCTGTTGGTGTCAATGGACAGTACATGAGAAATGTCTTGCCAATCTTGCTGACCTGTGTAATCTTGGAATGTATCGAAATTTCATCATTCCGCCCAACTGCATAACCCTTCGACGCAGTCCCAGAGGTCGCTTGCGTTCACAATGTCTTGTTGCCAGTATTAAAGAGCCTCAGTGGGGACCTCAATGGAAACCCCTGATAGTTATTG GAAATGGCAAATCTGGCAGTAATGAAGCCTGCCACATCCTTTCATCAGCTCGCAAAGTTTTAAATGCAGTGCAGGCGATCGATTTGTCAGATCAAGAGCCTAAAATAGCACTGCAACTATGTGCATTGTTAAAAGAAACCCAATGTAGGCTTCTGATTGCTGGAGGTGATGGAACCATCGCCTGGGTCCTTAATGCTGTACAGAACCTTGATGTCAAG CATTTACCAGAAACAGCCGTTCTGCCGTTGGGCACAGGGAATGACTTGTCTCGTGCTTTGGGTTGGGGTCCGCACATCGATGGCGCTGTTGATTTTCACagtattttgaagaaaatagaaaacagtTCAAGTGCTTTGCTTGATCGTTGGCTTGTTGAACTGCGGCCCAGCCGACATTTGGGTATTCGTTTTCCGTCGCGTTCAGTTCGCTTCAACAACTATTTCAGCATCGGCGTCGACGCCCGTGTTGCccttaattttcatttaacGAGGCAGTCTCCTATGTATCTGTTCAGCCATAGACTTATCAAcaaacttatttattttacttacgGCACGAAAGACGTGGTAGAGCAGAGTTGCGAAGGGTTAGAACATCAGATTCAGCTATTTATTGACgacaaacaaattgaattacCTTCCGTTCAAGCTCTCGTCTTCCTTAATGTTGATTCTTGGGGTGCAGGAATAAAACCATGGAATATGGGTCAAG AAGGTGTATTTATGCCCAAGTGTTTGTTTGGTGATGGTATAATGGAGGTGATTGGAATATCCTCTTCGTTTCACATCGCACAGATGCAAGTTGGCATGTCGGAGCCTTTGCGTATAGGGAGAGGCAAACATTTCCGGCTTCGCCTATTTGGCAAGCAACCCGTTCAAGCTGATGGGGAGCCCTGGGAACAAGGAGACAGCGAAATCGTAATTGAAAACTGTGGCCAAGTTCCTGTTCTCACCGTCTCTTAG
- the LOC124320281 gene encoding uncharacterized protein LOC124320281, whose product MFYDIDILNRRGGKFGIIWLAANKKLRLKGKGSKNDLRLLLQVRVDQICQEIVRYVRTINPGTEGSSPRFSLYLSAMLTHGAIIAHHKQVSHTLANVRLTFQQRATEKKLKESNISCDVLDLSDAVIGAGKFLLSDGCSLEDSEFGRLVAVVDALKIPSIYPIANETRQATLCEVQLNCPASPGEIERLFAEMEVPSGFHEFNMNSSGIYVSPSEITMKETDEPLLTIADLPPIDESFIGNDNFGSAFGTLEVLSSWNESNVEEIPVPGPSNLRRSNSKRVIHDDSNAAQDVPIKQSRTEPTGEEAPTTITAIQSSDMVLESLDVLPVQPRGGGRRRRRRLIIDKEIIIPAELFRAQLYDCKDLLRMPNEDVVRTEYAECTVHHIFRRPSVETHQNPLIRELITRNLVTVEEDQTENSDMLNVNNYLESSQMKVNEPNHPEDGPMIIAEPNPPEDDPMIVVEPNHPEDVPMIVVEPNHPEDVPMIVVEPNNEAALAIVFDEPERARNLQPNEISVAGSANLSNLTVSNVSGYASPRQAEKHLPNMQSIKEVASESTASTQHTGNVGDLPPVGVSTRANFGACSPVNNQPSLSTSQRNDTFSEVKVPEPQALLDTIDEMSDQVSRLTFRQLVPPTKYSKLEAAKIFQTLLGLAKDCRISMSQDKNKPFSDIFITLDR is encoded by the exons ATGTTTTATGATATTGACATTCTCAATCGTCGTGGTGGAAAGTTTGGTATAATTTGGCTCGCTGCTAACAAAAAATTGCGGCTTAAAGGAAAGGGCTCAAAGAATGACTTGCGACTCTTGCTCCAAGTGCGAGTGGACCAGATTTG TCAAGAAATTGTTCGATATGTAAGAACAATAAATCCAGGAACTGAAGGATCAAGCCCAAGGTTTTCCCTCTACCTCTCTGCTATGCTGACTCATGGTGCCATTATTGCTCATCACAAACAAGTGTCCCATACTCTTG CTAATGTCAGGCTGACTTTTCAGCAAAGAGCGACAGAGAAGAAACTAAAAGAGTCCAATATCAGCTGTGATGT ACTAGACTTGTCTGACGCTGTGATTGGAGCTGGGAAATTCTTGTTGAGCGATGGTTGTAGTTTGGAGGATAGTGAGTTTGGGCGCTTGGTTGCTGTGGTTGATGCTCTCAAGATCCCATCTATTTATCCTATTGCCAATGAAACTCGACAAG CCACACTTTGTGAAGTACAACTGAATTGTCCGGCATCTCCAGGTGAAATTGAAAGATTGTTTGCTGAAATGGAAGTACCCTCTGGGTTTCATGAATTTAATATGAACAGTTCTGGAATCTATGTATCACCAAGTGAAATCACAATGAAAGAAACAGATGAACCCCTCTTGACTATTGCAGATTTGCCAccg ATTGATGAAAGTTTTATTGGCAATGACAACTTTGGGAGTGCATTTGGTACTTTAGAAGTGCTATCCTCATGGAACGAAAGTAATGTTGAGGAAATACCAGTTCCAG GGCCGTCTAATCTAAGACGTAGTAATTCAAAGCGAGTAATCCACGATGATAGTAATGCAGCTCAAGATGTTCCAATCAAGCAAAGCCGCACTGAGCCAACTGG AGAAGAGGCTCCTACCACAATCACGGCCATACAATCTTCTGAT ATGGTATTGGAATCGCTTGATGTATTACCTGTACAACCCCGTGGAGGAGGACGTCGTCGACGGCGTCGATTGATTATTGATAAGGAAATTATCATCCCTGCAGAATTGTTCAGAGCTCAACTGTACGATTGTAAAGATTTGTTGCGG ATGCCGAATGAAGATGTGGTAAGGACTGAATATGCAGAGTGTACCGTTCACCACATATTCCGCCGTCCGTCAGTCGAAACTCATCAAAATCCTTTGATTAGAGAGCTGATAACTAGGAACTTGGTGACTGTCGAAGAAGACCAAACGGAGAATAGC GATATGCTTAATGTAAACAACTACCTGGAGTCTTCCCAAATGAAAGTCAATGAGCCCAACCATCCAGAGGATGGCCCAATGATAATCGCTGAGCCCAACCCCCCAGAGGATGATCCAATGATAGTCGTTGAGCCCAACCACCCAGAGGATGTCCCAATGATAGTCGTTGAGCCCAACCACCCAGAGGATGTCCCAATGATAGTCGTTGAGCCCAACAACGAGGCTGCTCTGGCAATTGTTTTCGATGAGCCCGAGAGAGCTCGTAACCTGCAACCCAATGAAATTTCAGTTGCAGGTTCTGCAAACTTAAGCAACTTGACAGTCAG TAATGTTTCGGGATATGCATCCCCACGTCAAGCAGAAAAACATCTTCCTAATATGCAGTCTATCAAGGAGGTGGCATCCGAATCGACTGCATCAACTCAACATACTGG aAACGTCGGTGATTTACCACCAGTCGGAGTGTCTACCCGTGCCAATTTTGGAGCTTGCTCCCCTGTCAACAATCAACCTTCTCTTTCGACATCTCAGCGAAATGACACTTTCTCAGAAGTTAAAGTTCCTGAACCCCAGGCTTTATTGGACACGATTGATGAAATG agCGATCAAGTATCACGCCTTACTTTTCGTCAACTTGTTCCTCCGACGAAGTACAGCAAACTGGAAGCGGCTAAGATTTTCCAAACTTTGCTTG GACTGGCAAAGGATTGCAGAATCTCCATGAGTCAGGACAAAAACAAGCCATTTTCGGACattttcattacattggatCGCTAG